Proteins found in one Lysinibacillus fusiformis genomic segment:
- a CDS encoding PepSY1/2 domain-containing protein, whose amino-acid sequence MKTWLVVLTIAVIGLGAYSIDLHGDKEDLQRTVLAQYTDKLTDASEKLSHLQRSVSQSLLFQDEQAIHNELDSVWRLSSEVRSSIANIPIGQELSSEWMNYLGRLGDEAKRTAKTGDYEAWREKMPKVSTNLQSLSDEWTAATVDFYKHDGKMDVWLQQVDNKNPNTQFDTVKDTLKGYGEKDFPLTLSESDWQKKIELKALQDAVITEKEALEKVKYLFPIIKDATFTVTKSSDTAPYPFYHIQFHQGIRLGYVDLTEKGGHLLSYLVERPVDEAKLSQEEVMKKAQEYVKKLGMKDVAYVESRENHQAWHVTFARVHPGDNALIYADGVQLKVAKDTGELLGANAMEYIQEENIKKQTAKPIDWKTFFQDDIQVQEVKNIYTDNGQFEQRLCYEVIALRDGNTQETFRIVIDAENHNVLKVEYLT is encoded by the coding sequence ATGAAAACTTGGCTCGTGGTCTTAACGATCGCCGTTATTGGGTTAGGGGCATACAGTATTGATTTACACGGAGATAAAGAAGATTTACAACGTACCGTGCTTGCACAGTATACAGATAAGTTAACTGATGCATCTGAGAAACTTTCCCATCTTCAGCGCTCAGTATCACAATCCCTGTTGTTTCAAGACGAGCAGGCGATTCACAATGAGCTAGATTCGGTTTGGCGTTTAAGCTCAGAAGTTCGTTCTTCTATTGCGAATATTCCAATTGGACAAGAACTTTCGAGTGAATGGATGAACTATCTAGGGCGTCTTGGCGATGAAGCAAAAAGGACAGCAAAAACAGGTGATTATGAGGCTTGGCGTGAGAAAATGCCTAAGGTTTCAACGAATTTACAATCTCTTTCGGATGAATGGACAGCAGCAACCGTCGATTTTTATAAGCATGATGGAAAAATGGATGTTTGGCTACAGCAGGTAGATAATAAAAATCCAAATACCCAATTTGATACTGTAAAAGATACGCTAAAAGGCTACGGCGAAAAAGATTTCCCGTTAACTTTATCGGAATCTGATTGGCAGAAAAAAATTGAGTTAAAGGCATTACAGGATGCTGTTATTACCGAAAAAGAAGCATTAGAAAAAGTGAAATACTTATTCCCAATCATTAAAGATGCAACATTTACAGTCACAAAAAGTAGCGATACAGCACCATATCCTTTCTACCATATCCAATTCCATCAAGGAATACGACTAGGCTATGTTGATTTAACAGAAAAGGGTGGACATTTATTATCCTATTTAGTAGAACGTCCTGTTGATGAAGCGAAATTATCACAAGAGGAAGTCATGAAAAAAGCTCAGGAATATGTAAAGAAATTAGGCATGAAAGATGTAGCCTATGTGGAATCTCGTGAAAATCATCAAGCTTGGCATGTGACATTTGCTCGAGTCCATCCTGGAGATAATGCGTTAATCTACGCTGATGGTGTTCAATTGAAAGTAGCGAAAGACACAGGCGAGCTGTTAGGTGCGAATGCAATGGAGTATATTCAAGAAGAGAATATTAAGAAGCAAACAGCTAAGCCCATTGATTGGAAAACATTCTTCCAGGACGATATTCAAGTACAAGAGGTAAAAAATATTTACACAGATAATGGGCAATTTGAGCAACGTCTTTGCTATGAGGTTATTGCATTGCGTGATGGTAATACACAGGAGACATTTAGAATAGTCATTGATGCGGAAAACCATAATGTATTAAAAGTGGAATATCTAACTTAA
- a CDS encoding flagellar brake protein — protein sequence MEIKIGTHLQLEPTYTERLEKFRCKVVEQKDNILYIDYPVNMATKKTAFLIDGSEFRATFRTEDKQSFAFNTEVVGRKAGNIPMIMLHCPTPEEFIKIQRREYVRVETPVDVAIQLKDYKYQLVTVDISAGGLAVMLKGQVAFNEGDEVKLTIVLPFANGEVKYVITDALIVRIFEKDDKRIATIRLTDTDDVDQQHIVRFCFERQLVNRRKEMNPFND from the coding sequence ATGGAAATAAAAATTGGTACACATTTACAACTTGAACCAACTTATACAGAGCGCTTGGAGAAATTCCGCTGTAAAGTTGTAGAGCAGAAAGATAATATTCTATATATTGATTATCCGGTTAATATGGCAACAAAGAAAACGGCATTTTTAATAGATGGCTCAGAATTTAGAGCAACCTTCCGTACTGAGGATAAACAATCCTTTGCTTTTAATACAGAGGTAGTTGGCCGTAAAGCAGGTAATATACCAATGATTATGTTGCATTGTCCAACACCAGAAGAGTTTATAAAAATTCAGCGACGAGAATACGTTCGTGTGGAAACACCTGTAGATGTTGCTATTCAGTTGAAAGACTATAAATATCAGCTCGTGACTGTGGATATTAGTGCAGGAGGCTTAGCAGTCATGTTGAAAGGTCAAGTAGCTTTCAATGAGGGTGATGAAGTAAAATTAACCATCGTATTGCCTTTTGCCAACGGAGAAGTCAAATATGTCATTACGGATGCGTTGATCGTGCGTATTTTTGAAAAAGACGATAAACGCATTGCGACAATCCGGCTAACGGATACAGATGACGTCGATCAACAGCATATTGTACGTTTTTGCTTTGAACGCCAATTAGTCAATCGTCGTAAAGAAATGAATCCTTTTAATGATTAA